DNA sequence from the Acidothermus cellulolyticus 11B genome:
ACTGGTGGCCGTCGGAATGCCGAATGATGCGGAACTCTCTAACGGGCGTGTCCTGCTTACCTTCGGCGCAGGCCTGGTGAATATGACGGCGGCGGCGGAGGTCATCGCCGGCCGGCGATGACCTCCGCCGCGGTTCAGCCTCAAGGCGCGAAGGTGAACCAGTTCACGTTGACGAAGTCCTGGCCGGAGCCGGTGACGAACTTGAGGAAGACGGTATGCACACCGGTCGTTCCACTGATGTTTGCCGGTACGGTCCGCCAACTCTGCCAGCCTCCGGTATTGGCGATGGCAAAACTGCCGATAGCGGGGTTGTTCAGACTGTCGAGATGGACTTCGACGAGACCGCTCACTCCAGCGGCGGACCCCGATGCGACGCGGGCCTTGAATTGAGTGAGCGGCGTGGAACCGAAGTCGACATTGTTGTACTGCAGCCAGTCGCCGTTGCCGATCCAGCCGACGTCCAGGCCGCCGCCGGTGTCCGAGCAGGGTTCGGTCTGCGTACCCGATTGGGCCGCGTAATTCTCCGCCTGGATGGTCGACGTCGCGGACACCGTGCCGCCACCACCGCCGCCACCACCACCGCCGGTCTGGTACACCGCAACCCAGTCGATGCTCATGCCCGCGCCCGATGTGGTTGCGGCCGTCGGGGTCGTGCATCCGCAGACACCGTTGGGGAAACCGCCGCCCATCGCGACGTCAAAGATGAGGAAGAAGCCGTGGTCGATCGCATTCTGCCAGGTCGTTGGGTCCATCTGACTTTCGTTGATGGTGTAATTCAGATTTCCGTCGACGTAAAACCGCAACTGCTCGGCGCTTGTGTTCCGTCGGTCGACAATCACCGCGTACGTGTGATAGCCGGTCTGACAGCCGCTGCACGCGACGAGCCCGCTCCCCAAACCCGATGTCTCGTTGCACGGTCCGCCCGGATTGACCCCGCAGTGCAGGGTCTGTGCGACCTGCGATCGGGCATTGACGTCCTCCATGATGTCCAGCTCGCCGATGCTCGGCCAGTTCGTCGCGCC
Encoded proteins:
- a CDS encoding glycoside hydrolase family 16 protein, encoding MHRKTFAKREKRGKSRRSLWSLGRTLIAALPAAALLLPVSKPAQAAVPSPPSGWTTVFSDDFTGPAGSGVNTANWLYDTGTGYPGGAPNWGTGEVETMTNSTANVYQDGNGHLVIKPIRNANGSWTSGRIETQRTDFAAPPGGQLEIIASLQQPNPASGLGYWPAFWALGAAARPVGATNWPSIGELDIMEDVNARSQVAQTLHCGVNPGGPCNETSGLGSGLVACSGCQTGYHTYAVIVDRRNTSAEQLRFYVDGNLNYTINESQMDPTTWQNAIDHGFFLIFDVAMGGGFPNGVCGCTTPTAATTSGAGMSIDWVAVYQTGGGGGGGGGGTVSATSTIQAENYAAQSGTQTEPCSDTGGGLDVGWIGNGDWLQYNNVDFGSTPLTQFKARVASGSAAGVSGLVEVHLDSLNNPAIGSFAIANTGGWQSWRTVPANISGTTGVHTVFLKFVTGSGQDFVNVNWFTFAP